A window from Thalassophryne amazonica chromosome 15, fThaAma1.1, whole genome shotgun sequence encodes these proteins:
- the LOC117526653 gene encoding E3 ubiquitin/ISG15 ligase TRIM25-like — MAECMDGELSLLSLEDELTCSICLSAFDCPVTIPCGHNFCQNCLLSFWTDTYSCPQCRCHFPTKPELKKNTVLATVVHTFKMKQTRAEDKVDEVQVEKKAFIHCDTCMEAEAFQTCFTCMASFCEEHLRPHRENPRFHLHQLSESVIDLSEHICPDHHKLLELFCTQHDRLICSLCLQQAHKGCNFTTTEERRNVNEFDLRAKLDVLDGKITKNENCVSQMRDMQNKLKDSATNKKSALTAVYQEMKDMLAQDEREALNVVESELESGQTKIRGFMKKFTDNIDKMSKAKDEISNLLSQSQTLTFLEAAVDLPAAVKFEPFVPRVNLDSKKVTAVQTSAVGLKKHLTEVFKQPFEARLPLPEVNTGIVQTGEFTVNTDRQTPMMPSEGPVPPLGYFRSHLHHLAPDRPCGIYSLFSTKYTCFILVFFSTVFFFLPTLVLEFMGPPGHPNFVHFLIPGNQPMTRPGQKKKVQQEPKKPPQPLRHNKNHARSMENINLDFSKQPLRSPTAEKPKQELKKMPKEEPKEELRETPETSVIPPNVACAEKRNDLLKYSTVLTLDPRTAHKRIILSEGFTKADVSDEPADYPDCPERFTVCSQVLTTKGFSRGRHYWEVKLSSNNFLGIGLAYGSIDRKGPTSRLGRNCQSWCIEWFNVRLSAWHNSTEVVLHNPNPKRIGVLVDCEEGTATFYGVADRAYPFHCFVFPFTEAVFPAFWIFSSGSSISLCKLQP; from the exons ATGGCGGAGTGTATGGACGGTGAGCTTTCCCTGCTCAGTCTGGAGGACGAGCTGACCTGcagcatctgtctgtctgcctttgACTGTCCGGTGACTATCCCCTGTGGACACAACTTCTGCCAGAACTGTCTCCTGTCCTTCTGGACAgacacctacagctgtcctcagtGCCGGTGCCACTTCCCCACCAAACCCGAGCTGAAGAAGAACACTGTCCTGGCAACTGTAGTCCACACCTTCAAGATGAAACAGACCAGGGCTGAGGACAAGGTAGACGAGGTCCAAGTTGAGAAAAAAGCCTTCATACATTGTGATACCTGTATGGAGGCAGAAGCTTTTCAGACCTGCTTCACCTGCATGGCCTCCTTCTGTGAGGAACACCTGAGACCTCACAGGGAGAACCCGAGATTTCATCTCCACCAGCTGAGTGAGTCAGTGATCGACCTCTCTGAACACATCTGTCCCGACCACCACAAGCTGTTGGAGCTCTTCTGCACCCAGCATGACCGCTTAATCTGCAGCCTCTGTCTCCAGCAAGCCCACAAAGGCTGCAACTTTACCACGACTGAGGAGCGGAGGAACGTCAATGAG TTTGATCTGAGAGCCAAGTTGGATGTTCTGGATGGAAAGATCACCAAGAATGAAAATTGTGTATCTCAGATGAgggacatgcagaacaaattaaaG GACTCGGCAACCAACAAGAAGAGTGCTTTGACTGCTGTGTATCAGGAGATGAAGGACATGTTGGCCCAAGATGAGCGTGAGGCTCTGAATGTGGTGGAGAGTGAGCTGGAGAGCGGTCAGACAAAAATCAGAGGATTCATGAAGAAGTTCACAGATAACATCGACAAAATGAGCAAAGCCAAAGATGAAATCAGTAATTTGCTAAGTCAGAGTCAAACCCTGACCTTCCTCGAG GCTGCAGTTGACCTGCCTGCAGCTGTAAAGTTTGAACCTTTTGTCCCTCGAGTCAACCTGGACTCCAAGAAAGTGACGGCAGTTCAGACCTCTGCTGTTGGCCTGAAGAAGCATCTGACAGAGGTCTTTAAGCAACCGTTTGAGGCCCGACTACCACTACCAG AAGTTAACACTGGTATCGTTCAAACTG GTGAATTCACTGTCAACACTGACAGACAAACACCAATGATGCCAAGTGAAGGACCAGTTCCTCCCTTGGGATATTTTCGTTCTCATTTACACCATTTAGCACCTGACCGCCCATGTGGTATATACAGTCTCTTTTCTACAAAGTATACGTGttttattcttgtttttttttcaac agtgtttttttttttgcctacccTTGTTTTAGAATTTATGGGACCTCCTGGACATCCTAACTTTGTCCATTTCCTCATCCCTGGGAATCAACCTATGACCAGGCCAGGCCAAAAGAAAAAAGTTCAAC AAGAACCTAAAAAGCCTCCGCAACCTCTCAGACATAATAAGAATCATGCCCGGTCCATGGAGAACATAAACTTAGACTTCAGCAAGCAACCTCTAAGAAGTCCAACTGCAGAGAAACCCAAACAGGAACTCAAAAAGATGCCCAAAGAGGAACCCAAAGAGGAACTCAGAGAGACACCAG AAACTTCAGTTATTCCTCCAAATGTGGCATGTGCTGAAAAAAGAAACGACCTGCTCAAAT ACAGCACGGTACTCACTTTGGATCCAAGAACTGCTCACAAACGCATCATACTGAGTGAGGGCTTCACAAAGGCAGATGTGTCAGATGAGCCTGCAGACTACCCCGACTGCCCGGAACGCTTCACCGTCTGCTCCCAGGTGCTCACCACCAAGGGTTTTTCGCGGGGGCGCCACTACTGGGAAGTGAAACTAAGCAGTAATAACTTCCTTGGCATCGGTTTAGCTTATGGCAGCATTGACCGCAAAGGTCCCACCAGCCGACTGGGCCGCAATTGCCAGTCCTGGTGTATCGAGTGGTTTAATGTGCGACTCTCAGCTTGGCATAACAGCACTGAGGTTGTCCTCCACAATCCCAATCCAAAACGCATAGGCGTGCTGGTGGATTGTGAGGAGGGAACAGCTACCTTCTACGGTGTGGCAGACAGGGCCTATCCTTTCCATTGCTTTGTCTTTCCCTTTACTGAGGCTGTGTTTCCAGCTTTCTGGATATTTTCAAGTGGATCATCCATTTCTTTGTGCAAGCTGCAGCCATAA